A single genomic interval of Nitrospirota bacterium harbors:
- a CDS encoding ABC transporter permease has product MIETNVIYVIVAREFKKFIREKSRLVSTLARPLLWLFLIGGGMSRLVPAGENVSYIQFIFPGILGMTVLFTAIFSSISIIWDKEFGFMKEILVAPVSRFSVVIAKATSGMVLSTFQAIIVLCLFPVIGLRLDPLQVIGVILVSAILSFALAAFGILLASFYENYESFSVIMNFIVMPMFFLSGAMYPVKLLPDVLKFISKLNPLTYGVDALKNIVFPHETGRMSADFSLSLDVLVICSLAVVFVFVAGKVFERKQ; this is encoded by the coding sequence ATGATCGAGACTAATGTGATCTATGTGATCGTTGCCCGTGAATTCAAGAAATTCATCCGGGAAAAGAGCAGGCTCGTCTCTACGCTGGCCCGTCCGCTGCTCTGGCTGTTTCTTATCGGCGGTGGTATGTCGCGACTCGTTCCCGCAGGAGAGAATGTCTCCTACATACAGTTTATATTCCCAGGCATCCTTGGCATGACCGTTCTTTTTACGGCTATTTTTTCCTCCATTTCGATCATATGGGACAAGGAGTTCGGATTCATGAAGGAGATCCTCGTGGCGCCGGTATCCAGGTTTTCCGTTGTGATAGCCAAGGCGACAAGCGGGATGGTGCTCTCGACGTTCCAGGCGATCATCGTCCTCTGCCTCTTCCCTGTTATCGGGCTGAGGCTTGACCCGCTGCAGGTGATCGGCGTCATCCTTGTATCTGCAATCCTTTCCTTTGCCCTTGCCGCCTTTGGAATCCTGCTTGCTTCGTTTTATGAGAACTACGAGAGCTTCAGCGTGATCATGAATTTTATCGTGATGCCGATGTTCTTCCTGTCCGGCGCGATGTATCCGGTAAAGCTCCTGCCGGATGTGCTGAAGTTTATTTCGAAGTTGAACCCGCTCACCTATGGCGTTGATGCGCTCAAGAACATTGTTTTTCCGCATGAGACAGGGCGGATGAGCGCAGACTTTTCGCTCTCCCTGGATGTCCTTGTTATCTGCAGCCTGGCCGTGGTCTTTGTGTTTGTGGCAGGGAAGGTTTTTGAAAGAAAGCAGTAA
- a CDS encoding HD domain-containing protein, producing MLRRLGIEAKFISVVIAAVVTVISVLGLLVIRRETTLIEEDHQRNAKMVTTVIHRTIRDNMIMGRPEETQRLIGLLKDIDSVRALAVLKADGSSAFGIPGDPLPIKKELLANLANGAELNYASEGSRYFLTPLMNEAACRNCHQDDAAVRGVVVVAVFEGDIAKNITDLAKRMSWFGLMAALTLSGVLVVLSRKMLLSPIRGLTAAADRISSGDFVFHRPRRINCRKFHNCVQKDCPSYENSTIPCWLTTGTLCQGIPSGQFALEHGNCRTCRVYREQRGDELVQLTDAFNRMSSALKKHEEDTAQHILETEGLNQELVKSNTKLSTLLNASRLTTSTLQLEQTLSLSLSIILDITNLKVGVVLLLEEDIETRCYKYFNCSAHNCPAYGSGLNCWSLSGTMCHGGSASCPDGLSATACWEHNHCHTHHAPLNQTDKFDACSSCAFFSSVVLIPKMVSGFRSGHLGERLKIDGSNLHKALLMGRTLVNYSRENPFDMPIDTMTEIAIPLKAKDQITGILYLTSDEAHHYSDDEIEFFQFLSDIISSGIVNSRLFDDIETSYLQTVTALANAIEAKDPYTGGHSERVAALSMRMADAMGLSAQEKEHLRFAAALHDVGKIGIGREILRKNGRLDGEEQREIRSHPERGMQILEPIHFLKPVLPAIRHHHEKYDGSGYPHGLKGREIPLKARIIGIADSWDAMMSKRPYRDPLPIQVAKEELIKHAGTQFDPEIVERFISLLPRME from the coding sequence ATGCTGCGTAGACTCGGCATCGAAGCGAAGTTCATCTCCGTGGTCATCGCTGCGGTAGTCACGGTCATCTCGGTCCTCGGCCTGCTGGTGATCCGACGCGAAACCACACTGATCGAAGAAGACCATCAGCGCAACGCAAAAATGGTTACCACCGTTATCCATAGAACGATCCGTGACAATATGATCATGGGGCGTCCGGAAGAAACGCAGCGACTGATAGGCCTTCTGAAAGATATAGACTCCGTAAGAGCACTGGCAGTGCTTAAGGCCGACGGAAGCAGCGCCTTTGGCATACCAGGTGATCCATTGCCCATAAAAAAAGAGCTGCTTGCAAACCTCGCCAATGGTGCGGAACTCAACTATGCATCAGAGGGATCGCGCTATTTTCTGACGCCGTTAATGAACGAAGCAGCCTGCCGTAATTGCCACCAGGACGATGCAGCGGTGCGCGGGGTAGTGGTGGTAGCGGTTTTCGAGGGCGATATTGCCAAAAATATCACTGACCTTGCCAAAAGAATGTCGTGGTTCGGCCTCATGGCAGCCCTTACCCTGTCGGGTGTTCTGGTCGTGCTGAGCAGGAAAATGCTTCTTTCTCCCATACGCGGACTCACCGCTGCCGCAGACCGTATCTCCAGTGGTGACTTTGTCTTTCACAGACCGAGGCGCATCAACTGCCGAAAATTTCATAACTGCGTGCAGAAGGACTGTCCTTCCTATGAAAATTCCACGATACCATGCTGGCTGACGACAGGGACTCTCTGTCAGGGCATCCCGTCCGGCCAGTTTGCCCTGGAACACGGCAATTGTCGAACATGCCGGGTATACAGAGAGCAGCGCGGGGATGAACTTGTCCAACTGACCGATGCGTTCAACCGGATGAGCTCTGCACTGAAGAAACACGAGGAGGACACGGCACAGCATATTCTCGAGACCGAGGGACTCAACCAGGAGCTGGTAAAAAGTAATACGAAGCTCAGTACCCTGCTGAATGCTTCCCGGCTGACCACTTCCACCCTGCAGCTTGAGCAGACGCTGTCTCTGAGCCTCAGCATCATCCTGGATATTACGAACCTCAAAGTCGGCGTCGTACTCCTTCTCGAAGAGGATATTGAGACGCGGTGTTACAAATATTTCAATTGCAGTGCTCATAACTGCCCGGCCTACGGGTCCGGACTGAACTGCTGGTCGTTGTCAGGCACTATGTGCCATGGAGGCTCAGCGTCATGCCCTGACGGATTATCTGCAACAGCATGCTGGGAGCACAATCACTGCCACACGCATCACGCGCCGCTGAACCAGACTGACAAGTTCGATGCCTGCAGCAGCTGTGCCTTTTTTTCAAGTGTTGTACTGATACCGAAGATGGTTTCGGGTTTCAGAAGCGGCCACCTGGGAGAACGGCTGAAGATCGATGGCAGCAATCTTCACAAAGCGCTTCTCATGGGCCGGACCCTCGTCAATTATTCGAGAGAAAATCCCTTCGATATGCCGATCGATACGATGACCGAGATCGCAATACCGCTGAAGGCAAAGGATCAGATCACCGGGATACTGTACCTGACATCCGATGAGGCGCATCACTACAGTGATGACGAGATTGAGTTTTTCCAGTTCCTCTCTGACATCATCTCATCCGGCATCGTCAACAGCCGGCTTTTCGACGATATCGAGACCTCCTATCTTCAGACGGTCACCGCGCTTGCCAATGCTATAGAGGCGAAAGACCCCTATACGGGAGGCCATAGCGAACGGGTAGCTGCCCTGAGCATGAGGATGGCAGACGCCATGGGTTTAAGCGCACAGGAAAAAGAACATCTCAGGTTTGCGGCAGCACTGCACGATGTAGGAAAGATCGGTATCGGCAGAGAAATTCTCAGAAAGAATGGCCGCCTTGACGGGGAGGAACAGAGAGAGATACGCTCCCACCCTGAACGAGGCATGCAGATACTCGAACCGATCCATTTCCTGAAGCCGGTCCTGCCGGCGATACGGCATCACCATGAAAAATACGACGGTTCAGGCTACCCGCATGGCCTCAAGGGCAGAGAGATACCATTAAAAGCCAGGATCATAGGTATCGCCGACTCCTGGGATGCGATGATGTCGAAAAGACCCTACAGGGACCCGCTTCCCATCCAGGTGGCAAAGGAAGAACTGATAAAACATGCAGGCACACAGTTCGATCCTGAGATCGTGGAGCGTTTCATCTCCCTGCTGCCCCGGATGGAATAG
- a CDS encoding DsrE family protein, which translates to MANKKFIFIITQSFDRPDLIAGAFQLATNMKAFEAEIDFFLMDNGALLGKKGFAETLTYQKKDEFSPLHQLMTTLIEDFDCKFYICASCVKHYDLDKVELIKNASVKPGSYLGELLMERQGLTF; encoded by the coding sequence ATGGCTAACAAAAAATTCATATTTATTATTACCCAGTCATTCGACAGGCCTGATCTCATAGCAGGTGCATTCCAGCTTGCAACGAACATGAAAGCCTTTGAAGCCGAAATTGACTTCTTTCTTATGGACAACGGCGCGCTATTGGGCAAAAAGGGTTTTGCAGAGACACTGACGTATCAGAAAAAGGACGAGTTCTCGCCACTTCATCAGCTGATGACAACACTTATTGAGGACTTTGACTGCAAGTTCTATATCTGTGCTTCCTGCGTAAAGCACTATGATCTGGATAAGGTTGAACTGATCAAAAACGCATCGGTCAAACCAGGATCATATTTGGGCGAGCTGCTGATGGAACGGCAGGGGCTCACGTTCTGA
- a CDS encoding diguanylate cyclase yields MKVCFPVKDSPSLESEIYGHFGSAPSFVLVDTETSDLNVIVNADQHHAHGMCSPIRALGGHKIDCVVVGGIGGGALMKLNQSGIKVYKAATGTVRENLTLYTAGLLQAFTPGHVCGGHANGSACSHH; encoded by the coding sequence ATGAAAGTATGTTTCCCGGTAAAAGACTCCCCCTCACTCGAAAGTGAGATCTATGGACACTTCGGCTCAGCCCCTTCATTCGTTCTTGTCGATACGGAGACCAGTGATCTGAACGTGATTGTCAATGCCGACCAGCATCATGCACACGGCATGTGCAGTCCGATCAGGGCATTAGGCGGCCACAAAATCGACTGTGTTGTGGTCGGCGGTATCGGCGGCGGCGCCCTTATGAAGCTCAACCAGTCAGGCATCAAGGTCTATAAGGCAGCAACAGGTACCGTGCGTGAAAACCTCACCCTATATACAGCCGGCCTTCTGCAGGCATTTACGCCAGGCCACGTCTGTGGCGGTCATGCAAATGGCTCGGCCTGTTCACATCACTAA
- a CDS encoding DUF134 domain-containing protein yields the protein MSPRYKKPRTCGCTFKGKAFKPIGIPLAEIEKIMIYPDELESLKLCDLDGLSQEEAGRTMGISRGTVQRILAGARQKTACALTQCKALVLEKSVCNKGEKK from the coding sequence ATGTCACCCCGCTATAAAAAGCCAAGGACCTGCGGATGCACCTTCAAAGGAAAGGCCTTTAAACCAATCGGCATCCCCTTAGCGGAGATCGAAAAGATCATGATCTATCCGGACGAACTTGAATCCCTGAAGCTCTGCGATCTTGACGGTCTTTCACAGGAGGAGGCCGGCCGTACTATGGGCATATCACGGGGCACAGTACAGCGAATCCTTGCCGGTGCCAGACAGAAAACGGCATGCGCACTTACCCAGTGCAAGGCCCTCGTTCTTGAAAAATCAGTCTGCAACAAAGGAGAAAAGAAATGA
- a CDS encoding glycine zipper 2TM domain-containing protein, whose translation MTLSLGSLIFGCTPYHAQGVSTGAAVGGTAGAILDHRNPWRGGVIGGLIGAITGATIADIGYRGGREAYYNDRPVEYYTEDRRGRYYAEPRGYNERTRCRIIHERIWEDGRLIRDEEREICEDRKHEPRW comes from the coding sequence ATGACGCTGAGTCTGGGGAGTCTGATTTTCGGATGCACACCCTATCATGCCCAGGGTGTGAGTACAGGTGCCGCTGTCGGTGGAACTGCGGGGGCGATACTGGACCACAGGAATCCCTGGAGGGGCGGCGTAATTGGAGGTCTGATCGGCGCGATTACGGGCGCCACGATTGCCGATATCGGATACCGGGGCGGACGCGAGGCATATTATAATGACAGACCGGTTGAGTATTACACCGAAGACCGCCGCGGACGGTATTATGCCGAGCCGCGAGGCTATAATGAACGGACCAGATGCAGGATTATCCATGAGAGGATCTGGGAGGACGGCAGGCTGATCAGGGACGAAGAACGGGAAATTTGTGAAGACCGGAAGCACGAGCCGAGGTGGTAA
- a CDS encoding response regulator transcription factor, which produces MRILLVEDEKGVANFIKKGLEEEHYTIDHAVDAEEGLGLVAVNEYDMIILDIMLPNMSGIELCREIRNKGIQSPVMMLTARDTIDDKVTGLDSGADDYMTKPFSFDEFLARVRALLRRKQDKLTELMCGDLKIDALAHRAFVNGKEILLRPKEYAILVYLLRNRGRVLSRTQILENVWGYDFNPNTNIVDVHIKSLRERLDEANILNLIRSVRGVGYMIDT; this is translated from the coding sequence ATGAGAATACTGCTGGTTGAAGATGAAAAGGGTGTAGCGAACTTTATCAAAAAAGGACTTGAGGAGGAGCACTACACGATCGACCATGCTGTCGATGCGGAAGAAGGCCTCGGTCTCGTTGCGGTCAACGAGTATGACATGATCATCCTCGACATTATGCTCCCGAACATGAGCGGCATTGAACTCTGCAGGGAGATCAGGAATAAGGGTATTCAGTCGCCTGTTATGATGCTCACGGCACGCGATACGATCGATGACAAGGTCACCGGTCTTGACAGCGGAGCCGATGATTACATGACCAAACCCTTTTCCTTTGATGAATTTCTTGCGCGGGTGCGGGCACTCCTTCGCCGCAAACAGGATAAGCTGACCGAGCTCATGTGCGGGGACCTGAAGATCGATGCTCTTGCGCACAGGGCATTTGTCAACGGCAAGGAGATCCTGCTCAGGCCGAAGGAATATGCTATTCTGGTCTATCTTCTCAGGAACAGAGGGCGTGTACTTTCCCGTACTCAGATCCTCGAAAATGTCTGGGGATATGATTTTAATCCCAATACGAATATTGTCGATGTGCATATCAAGTCCCTCAGGGAGAGGCTTGACGAGGCGAATATCCTGAACCTCATACGAAGCGTGCGGGGTGTCGGGTATATGATAGACACCTGA
- a CDS encoding GHKL domain-containing protein, producing the protein MIVPTKRRLAIVFTSVILIFNAIILIVSYVFLHQSIMSGAKRHMREDIKSEFLDQYRRSGLDPIKYLWDEHLFQILNRDGAIIVSSRNTMDFYPELNKVLLKRAFDGKDGFIVQMIGSADYLISYFPIDGTYVGRAAMSLRETRKYQKNFLYMMLIALPAMFLFSYLTSRFLVNHAMEQISDFFTFQETFSSNVTHELRSPLASLKGNLEVTLRRERSIEDYKETLQLSLREVDRIIGLLNNLYLLASSKFKLLDLFKNEVDIVKIVVEVAGTNAAAMADHQIKFTLSESGATLCRCDEALIRRTIANLLDNAVKYTPDGGSISITIQKDAKMISMTITNTCKALDRTDQQHIFDPFYRGRNTKNARIEGKGLGLYISRYIIRSHGGDIRVNNTYGNLFSLTVTIPLK; encoded by the coding sequence ATGATTGTTCCCACTAAAAGACGGCTTGCGATCGTATTTACCTCCGTCATACTGATCTTCAATGCCATCATTCTGATTGTCAGCTATGTGTTCCTTCATCAGAGCATCATGAGCGGAGCAAAGCGTCACATGAGAGAAGATATCAAGAGCGAGTTCCTCGACCAATACCGTCGGTCTGGTCTTGATCCGATTAAATACCTCTGGGATGAGCATTTGTTCCAGATCCTCAACAGGGATGGGGCCATTATCGTATCTTCCCGAAATACGATGGATTTTTATCCTGAACTCAATAAGGTGCTGCTGAAAAGGGCCTTTGACGGGAAGGACGGCTTTATCGTTCAGATGATCGGCTCAGCGGATTACCTCATTTCATACTTTCCGATCGATGGGACCTATGTGGGACGGGCAGCCATGTCACTTCGGGAGACAAGAAAATATCAGAAGAATTTTCTGTACATGATGCTGATAGCACTGCCTGCAATGTTCCTGTTTTCTTACCTGACCAGCCGCTTTCTGGTAAATCATGCGATGGAGCAAATATCCGATTTCTTTACCTTCCAGGAGACGTTCTCCTCAAACGTTACGCATGAACTGCGGTCTCCGCTGGCATCGCTGAAGGGCAATCTTGAAGTCACTCTCAGGAGGGAGCGGTCTATTGAGGATTATAAGGAAACGCTTCAGCTCAGTCTGAGGGAAGTTGACCGCATTATCGGCCTGCTCAATAACCTGTATCTGCTTGCATCGTCCAAGTTCAAACTCCTCGACCTGTTTAAAAATGAGGTTGATATCGTTAAAATCGTTGTTGAGGTCGCCGGGACGAATGCTGCAGCAATGGCAGACCATCAGATCAAGTTTACGCTTTCGGAGTCAGGTGCGACTCTCTGCCGCTGTGACGAGGCCCTAATACGGAGGACTATCGCAAACCTCCTGGATAATGCCGTTAAATATACGCCCGACGGCGGCTCTATCAGCATTACTATCCAGAAGGATGCAAAGATGATCTCCATGACGATTACGAATACCTGCAAGGCGCTTGATCGGACTGACCAGCAACATATCTTCGATCCTTTTTACCGCGGCAGGAACACCAAAAATGCAAGAATTGAAGGAAAAGGGCTTGGCCTCTATATCTCACGATATATCATCCGTTCTCATGGGGGAGATATCAGGGTGAACAATACGTATGGCAATCTCTTTTCCCTGACTGTTACCATACCCCTCAAATAG
- a CDS encoding metallophosphoesterase family protein translates to MAQPGDVNTHRSIGVISDTHGLLRPQAVSALEGSDIIIHAGDIGSAEVLKTLKAIAPLLAVRGNTDNSSWIKDTPVSDTIQWRGVLLHILHDLSRLDLDPQAAGIHLIVSGHSHIPAISRRDGVLYVNPGSAGPRRFSLPVTLARITLQGTDLFPEIIHLE, encoded by the coding sequence ATGGCTCAACCCGGCGACGTAAATACACATCGCAGCATCGGCGTAATCTCCGACACCCACGGACTGTTACGGCCTCAGGCAGTCAGTGCGCTTGAAGGTTCAGACATTATTATTCATGCAGGTGACATCGGCAGTGCGGAGGTTCTCAAAACGCTGAAGGCAATTGCACCTCTGCTGGCCGTACGCGGGAACACTGACAACAGTTCCTGGATTAAAGACACCCCTGTCTCCGATACCATTCAATGGCGGGGGGTTCTTCTTCATATCCTCCATGACCTCTCAAGGCTGGATCTTGATCCACAGGCAGCTGGCATTCATCTGATTGTCAGCGGTCATAGCCATATTCCAGCCATTAGCAGAAGAGACGGAGTTCTTTATGTAAATCCGGGCAGCGCCGGACCACGCCGTTTTTCTCTTCCCGTCACTCTTGCCCGTATTACCCTGCAGGGAACGGACCTGTTCCCCGAGATCATCCACCTGGAGTAA
- a CDS encoding diguanylate cyclase has translation MTQHYRILIVDDEDAIKGLLTAFFASMGHHCDTASDGVEALKMIYEADYDTVITDIKMPNMDGIVLTKNMLKRQPGLSVIVMTGFAADNSEEDAIEAGAGDFITKPFTLPELSARFNRLMRDHKLNRELQDLAHLDILTGLPNRARCMDRLAQALEMAKRYKHMLAVLFLDLDRFKEINDTFGHDTGDLLLKEAADRLTSCVRKADTVARLGGDEFVVVLARVAEAKEAASVSERIINALSLPFQIGAQECSIGVSIGISIFPADSGCADELIKKADKAMYYAKKHDKNKYCHYSELPAD, from the coding sequence ATGACACAGCACTACAGGATATTGATTGTTGATGACGAAGATGCAATTAAAGGCCTCTTGACGGCCTTTTTTGCCTCAATGGGACATCACTGCGACACTGCTTCGGACGGAGTCGAAGCGCTGAAAATGATATACGAAGCTGATTACGACACAGTAATTACCGACATAAAAATGCCGAATATGGACGGCATTGTCCTTACAAAGAATATGCTAAAAAGACAGCCAGGACTGTCTGTTATCGTGATGACCGGATTTGCAGCTGATAATTCCGAAGAGGACGCGATTGAGGCGGGAGCCGGTGATTTTATCACAAAACCTTTCACCTTACCCGAGCTTTCTGCAAGGTTCAACCGGCTCATGCGCGACCATAAGCTAAACAGGGAACTGCAGGACCTGGCCCATCTTGATATTCTCACAGGACTTCCCAACAGGGCGCGCTGCATGGACAGACTTGCCCAGGCACTCGAGATGGCAAAACGCTATAAGCATATGCTTGCCGTTCTCTTCCTTGATCTCGACCGCTTCAAAGAGATCAACGACACCTTTGGCCATGATACCGGTGATCTTCTGTTGAAAGAAGCGGCAGACCGTTTGACCTCATGCGTTCGGAAGGCAGATACGGTAGCCCGCCTGGGCGGGGACGAGTTCGTTGTGGTCCTGGCGCGCGTAGCTGAAGCGAAAGAAGCCGCCTCGGTGTCGGAAAGAATAATTAACGCTCTTTCCCTGCCATTTCAGATTGGAGCGCAGGAATGTTCGATCGGCGTCAGCATTGGTATAAGCATATTCCCTGCCGACTCCGGCTGCGCTGATGAATTGATAAAAAAGGCGGACAAGGCCATGTACTACGCGAAAAAGCACGACAAAAACAAATACTGCCATTATTCAGAACTCCCGGCAGACTGA
- a CDS encoding N-acetyl-gamma-glutamyl-phosphate reductase: protein MKKLKVGICGASGYTGIELLRILAHHPHVEVTAITSEKSAGRKLREVFPFLSAYGDLAFESMDRETLLTKADLFFLALPHGASQDAVHYFYSMGKRVIDLSADYRIADTTTYAKWYGLLHNYKDTLKKAVYGLPECYRTKIQKARLIANPGCYPTSTILGLMPALKKRLIDASTLIIDSKSGTSGAGRKADLGISFCEVNEGFRAYGLATHRHTPEIEQEISTLAGKNVAVTFTPHLLPVDRGILSTIYAKLTKKIDTTTALSIYHKAYIKEPFVRVLSEGALPNIKNVRGSNCCEIGLTVNPRTNTLIIVSAIDNLVKGASGQAVQNMNLMMGFSEAEGLAQPALFP from the coding sequence ATGAAGAAGCTGAAGGTCGGAATATGCGGGGCCAGCGGTTACACAGGTATTGAACTGCTCAGGATCCTTGCGCACCATCCTCATGTTGAGGTAACTGCCATCACCTCTGAAAAATCTGCGGGCAGGAAACTGCGGGAGGTATTTCCCTTCCTTTCTGCATACGGGGATCTTGCTTTCGAGTCTATGGACCGGGAAACGCTTCTCACAAAAGCAGACCTCTTCTTTCTGGCACTTCCCCACGGTGCATCCCAGGATGCAGTGCATTATTTCTACAGCATGGGAAAGCGGGTAATTGACCTGTCAGCAGATTACCGGATCGCTGACACAACAACCTATGCCAAGTGGTATGGCCTCCTGCATAATTATAAAGATACGCTTAAGAAAGCAGTGTACGGGCTTCCCGAGTGTTACCGGACAAAGATTCAGAAGGCGCGGCTCATCGCAAACCCCGGCTGTTATCCGACCAGTACGATCCTCGGCCTTATGCCTGCATTGAAGAAGCGGCTTATCGATGCCTCGACCCTTATTATAGATTCAAAGTCAGGCACAAGCGGAGCAGGCAGAAAGGCTGATCTTGGCATCTCTTTCTGCGAGGTGAATGAGGGGTTCAGGGCATATGGTCTTGCAACGCACCGGCATACACCCGAGATTGAGCAGGAAATCTCTACCCTTGCCGGCAAAAATGTGGCCGTTACTTTCACGCCTCATCTCCTGCCGGTTGATCGGGGCATTCTCTCGACGATTTACGCGAAGCTGACAAAGAAGATCGACACAACGACCGCATTAAGCATCTATCACAAGGCTTATATAAAAGAACCGTTTGTGAGGGTGCTTTCGGAGGGTGCTCTGCCTAACATCAAGAATGTCCGGGGATCAAACTGCTGCGAAATCGGACTTACGGTGAACCCAAGGACGAATACGCTGATTATCGTATCTGCAATTGACAATCTGGTCAAGGGGGCATCCGGCCAGGCGGTGCAAAACATGAACCTCATGATGGGATTCAGCGAAGCAGAGGGCCTTGCCCAGCCTGCCCTTTTCCCGTAG
- the rpsI gene encoding 30S ribosomal protein S9 yields MAEIKYNSTGRRKNAVARVIIAPGTGKITVNNKSLDDYFHRETLRMIIKQPIELVGVTGKHDISVKVAGGGLTGQAGAIRHGISRALLRVDLEMRGKLKKEGFLTRDPREKERKKYGLAGARKRFQFSKR; encoded by the coding sequence ATGGCAGAGATTAAATATAACAGCACGGGAAGAAGAAAAAATGCTGTAGCGCGGGTTATCATCGCGCCGGGCACAGGCAAAATTACCGTCAACAACAAGTCACTTGACGATTACTTCCATAGAGAGACTCTTCGCATGATCATCAAGCAGCCGATCGAACTCGTAGGGGTCACCGGCAAGCATGATATATCGGTCAAAGTTGCCGGAGGCGGCCTCACCGGACAGGCGGGCGCTATCAGGCACGGCATCTCAAGGGCATTGTTACGGGTAGATCTTGAAATGAGGGGCAAACTCAAAAAAGAAGGGTTTCTTACCAGAGATCCGAGAGAAAAGGAAAGAAAGAAATACGGTCTCGCAGGAGCAAGAAAGCGCTTCCAGTTCTCGAAGAGATAA
- the rplM gene encoding 50S ribosomal protein L13: MKTQFAKKGDVERKWYVVDARDAVLGRLAVKIAVQLRGKNKAVFTPNVDTGDFVIVVNADKVRLTGNKMNDKVYYHHTGYIGGIKAETAKVMFEKHPERIIEKAVWGMLPKNTLGKQMLKKLKVYKGAEHPHKAQAPEILQ, from the coding sequence ATGAAGACCCAGTTTGCAAAAAAAGGTGATGTTGAACGCAAGTGGTATGTCGTCGACGCCAGGGATGCCGTGCTCGGCAGGCTCGCCGTAAAAATTGCCGTCCAACTCAGAGGCAAGAACAAAGCGGTGTTCACGCCCAATGTTGACACAGGAGATTTTGTTATCGTCGTGAATGCGGACAAGGTCCGGCTGACCGGCAACAAGATGAACGACAAGGTTTATTATCATCACACTGGATATATCGGCGGGATCAAGGCCGAGACAGCCAAAGTGATGTTCGAAAAGCATCCTGAACGGATCATAGAAAAGGCTGTCTGGGGCATGCTGCCGAAAAACACCCTCGGCAAGCAGATGCTGAAGAAGCTGAAAGTCTATAAGGGAGCTGAGCACCCGCACAAGGCCCAGGCCCCGGAAATATTGCAGTAG